A genome region from Maridesulfovibrio salexigens DSM 2638 includes the following:
- a CDS encoding DUF2169 domain-containing protein — MKIFKEKQHSFFPRPLGIGDKFYLSVGVMAFFDLNDPGNLLDEQELWKTVPGELGPKPIIDQGVPKPRGEFLVSGSCFAPRGQLRPASQVQVRVGEKEKTLNIFGDRYWKNGLITEPEPFVEMPVVWANAFGGSDYAKNPLGKGMDKVPMPDGSEVIPLPNVELPQQQIGSPSQKVDPASFGPLDLMWPQRAKKNGTYDEKWKNERWPFYPDDMNYEFFNVAGEDQFMDGYFKGGESVLIKNMHPDFPLIESSLPRLRMRCFVTVNKNFKPHQFPVGPLPSHQIQEDEEFREVSTRLETVWFFPKIMRGLLIYRGTTEVVDDEGADVLRVMIRHETQDEEAKSLEHYRDLQIKLLDRGVDIDLSKAEEVMQQAKKSLLKIKNIPKFADEIRQKALGNRPKMPAQEPEEVIAGAQKMIAGHYKTLDKLESIARKAHAEHGHLVKINLGVFDKFRGKIADIEKKLDATGTKISATKKKLEESRKAMVKNASTKLKGVKPEHLKESGFDPDEPLPKDFPFHKKVNPWHDRGFPLVAQWRRALENDRETMKKLTDLGLERKTIKRMWMGVNAEALSESPADWGLEGDDEFVIPVGLMLPRFDGPVLNHIKINPGNFAEAEPELVPGSNEEPLFLPSSTLIDLPTMPAAAAAPVVCVADELQALFMEQEVGDFCSILTLGSAKEKPGKHAAKELKNALAVLVVRPEKWSTDSELRKEWADWQSALKTAQPLELEHGRTVFESSKKGSDIRQWVLDHLPEEHAAEHAMPMAMPEKGELPDGEFLKGFMPPFPDVKGLAKGIHAEVKKSIEAKFEPVKAKQKEMLNLMREKAEKYSKLGADPSKVVLEPTRPKSTATQVGKDAAAKVRAKAAELKRRNLLTPEDAQKMEAEAARMEKTGAKLDAENAKLLKKFEAKKIEMAEGLKKLEAKELPDAAKAKLAEHGLSADSLRALTREEVQRYHEQGKSLVGAVLSGVDLSGLDLSGADLSKCQLQKTNFKGAILDNVKFVQAIGMSADFSKASLRRADLSRGLFNKALFVESDLSEANGAQAIFKGAQFPKAVLRDTNFDMAILEKTDFSEAELKGARINMCMISGKADKADFSQSNIKKSIFKASSLTGADFSEASVNESLFNDVDAHKVNFTDANLDKLRTGRNSNFKDSDFRHATLHGAALRESDFTGSDFRGADFENGLIDNSQLVRANLNGVSAKGARFTKSNLEGASMRAANVHMGGMRKARLVDTDLRGSNLFAVDFYKSVLGDTRFEAANLKRSQLHGKLELLDDDL; from the coding sequence ATGAAGATATTCAAGGAAAAGCAGCATTCCTTTTTTCCGCGCCCGCTCGGTATAGGGGATAAATTCTACCTCAGTGTCGGGGTCATGGCTTTTTTTGACCTCAATGATCCCGGCAATCTGCTGGATGAGCAGGAGCTTTGGAAGACAGTCCCCGGTGAGCTTGGCCCCAAACCGATCATTGATCAGGGTGTGCCTAAGCCGCGCGGTGAGTTTCTGGTTAGTGGATCATGTTTTGCTCCACGTGGACAGTTACGTCCGGCTTCACAGGTGCAGGTGCGTGTTGGTGAAAAGGAAAAAACGCTGAATATCTTCGGAGATCGTTATTGGAAAAACGGTCTGATCACCGAACCGGAACCGTTCGTGGAAATGCCCGTGGTCTGGGCAAATGCATTCGGAGGATCGGATTACGCTAAGAATCCGCTTGGCAAAGGTATGGACAAAGTTCCTATGCCGGACGGTTCCGAGGTTATTCCGTTGCCTAATGTGGAGTTGCCGCAGCAGCAGATCGGTTCGCCGTCGCAGAAAGTTGATCCTGCCAGTTTCGGTCCTCTTGACCTGATGTGGCCGCAGCGGGCGAAGAAGAACGGCACTTATGATGAAAAATGGAAGAATGAGCGTTGGCCTTTTTACCCGGATGACATGAATTACGAATTCTTCAATGTTGCCGGTGAAGACCAGTTCATGGATGGTTATTTCAAGGGTGGGGAATCAGTATTAATCAAGAATATGCACCCCGATTTTCCGCTTATAGAGAGTTCGTTGCCGCGCTTGCGCATGCGTTGTTTTGTGACTGTAAATAAGAATTTTAAGCCGCATCAATTTCCGGTGGGACCGCTGCCATCCCACCAGATACAAGAAGATGAGGAGTTCCGCGAAGTTTCCACCCGTCTGGAGACAGTGTGGTTTTTTCCTAAGATCATGCGCGGGCTCCTCATCTATCGCGGAACAACTGAGGTTGTTGATGATGAAGGCGCAGACGTGTTGCGAGTTATGATCCGTCACGAAACTCAGGATGAGGAAGCCAAGTCCCTTGAGCACTATCGGGATTTACAGATCAAGCTTCTTGATCGCGGTGTGGATATTGATCTGTCCAAGGCTGAGGAAGTTATGCAGCAGGCTAAAAAGTCTCTGCTCAAAATTAAAAATATTCCCAAATTCGCGGACGAAATACGTCAGAAGGCTCTTGGAAACCGTCCCAAAATGCCTGCGCAAGAACCGGAGGAGGTAATTGCCGGGGCGCAGAAAATGATCGCCGGACATTACAAGACGTTGGATAAGCTTGAATCCATAGCTCGCAAGGCCCATGCAGAGCACGGTCATCTGGTTAAAATTAATCTTGGTGTCTTTGACAAATTCCGGGGCAAAATCGCCGATATTGAAAAGAAGCTGGATGCAACCGGAACAAAAATATCCGCTACCAAGAAGAAGCTGGAAGAATCCCGTAAGGCCATGGTCAAGAATGCTTCGACCAAGCTGAAAGGCGTTAAGCCTGAACATCTTAAGGAAAGCGGTTTTGATCCAGATGAACCTCTTCCTAAGGACTTCCCTTTTCATAAGAAAGTTAATCCATGGCATGATCGTGGTTTTCCATTGGTGGCGCAGTGGCGCAGGGCACTGGAAAATGATCGCGAGACCATGAAAAAGCTTACTGATTTAGGCCTCGAGCGCAAGACCATTAAGCGCATGTGGATGGGGGTGAATGCTGAAGCCCTGAGCGAATCCCCGGCGGATTGGGGCTTGGAAGGTGATGATGAATTTGTCATCCCCGTAGGATTGATGCTGCCACGTTTTGACGGTCCGGTTCTTAATCACATCAAGATCAATCCGGGTAATTTTGCTGAAGCTGAGCCGGAGCTCGTTCCCGGTTCAAATGAAGAACCCTTATTTCTGCCCAGTTCCACTCTGATTGATCTGCCGACTATGCCTGCGGCTGCTGCGGCTCCGGTAGTCTGCGTTGCTGATGAATTACAGGCTCTGTTTATGGAGCAGGAAGTTGGTGATTTTTGCTCCATCCTGACTCTTGGTTCAGCCAAGGAAAAGCCTGGTAAGCATGCAGCTAAGGAACTGAAGAACGCATTGGCAGTGCTGGTTGTCCGTCCTGAAAAATGGAGCACGGACAGCGAACTAAGGAAAGAATGGGCCGATTGGCAGTCGGCATTAAAAACAGCTCAGCCGTTGGAGCTTGAGCATGGGCGTACTGTTTTTGAATCCAGCAAGAAAGGCAGCGATATCCGCCAATGGGTGCTGGATCATCTGCCTGAAGAGCATGCTGCGGAACATGCCATGCCTATGGCTATGCCCGAAAAAGGTGAGCTGCCGGATGGCGAATTTCTGAAAGGTTTCATGCCTCCATTCCCGGACGTTAAGGGCTTGGCAAAAGGTATCCACGCCGAGGTTAAAAAGAGTATTGAGGCTAAGTTTGAGCCTGTCAAAGCCAAGCAGAAGGAGATGCTCAACCTGATGCGCGAGAAGGCCGAGAAATACTCCAAATTGGGAGCAGATCCCTCAAAAGTAGTACTTGAACCCACAAGACCGAAGTCGACAGCTACGCAAGTAGGCAAGGATGCCGCAGCTAAGGTCAGGGCCAAAGCAGCTGAATTGAAGCGGCGTAACTTGCTGACCCCGGAAGATGCCCAGAAAATGGAAGCTGAGGCTGCAAGGATGGAAAAGACTGGCGCAAAGCTTGATGCCGAGAATGCAAAGCTGCTTAAGAAATTTGAGGCCAAAAAAATTGAAATGGCTGAAGGTTTGAAGAAGCTTGAAGCCAAGGAATTACCTGATGCAGCCAAGGCCAAACTTGCCGAGCACGGACTCAGTGCGGATTCTCTGCGTGCGCTGACTCGTGAGGAAGTCCAGCGCTATCATGAACAGGGCAAATCATTAGTCGGTGCAGTGCTTAGCGGAGTGGATCTTTCCGGTCTTGATCTCAGTGGAGCGGATTTAAGCAAATGCCAGCTCCAGAAGACTAATTTCAAAGGCGCAATTCTTGACAATGTTAAGTTCGTTCAAGCTATTGGAATGTCTGCCGACTTTAGCAAAGCTTCCCTCAGAAGGGCGGATCTAAGTCGTGGGTTATTCAATAAAGCTTTGTTCGTTGAAAGTGACTTGAGTGAGGCAAATGGAGCGCAGGCTATTTTCAAAGGTGCGCAATTTCCAAAAGCAGTGCTGCGCGATACCAATTTTGACATGGCCATTCTTGAGAAAACCGACTTCAGCGAAGCCGAGCTTAAGGGTGCACGAATCAACATGTGCATGATCAGCGGGAAGGCAGACAAAGCCGATTTCAGTCAGTCGAATATTAAGAAATCCATCTTTAAAGCGTCTTCACTTACCGGAGCTGATTTCAGCGAAGCCTCGGTAAACGAATCTCTATTTAATGATGTTGATGCACACAAGGTCAACTTCACTGATGCCAATCTGGATAAGTTGCGTACCGGACGTAATTCCAACTTCAAGGATTCGGATTTCCGCCATGCCACCTTGCATGGTGCAGCCCTGCGTGAATCTGATTTTACCGGATCGGATTTCCGGGGTGCGGACTTTGAGAATGGTCTGATTGATAATTCGCAATTGGTTCGGGCCAACTTGAACGGTGTTTCTGCCAAGGGTGCACGGTTTACCAAGAGTAATCTTGAAGGAGCTTCCATGCGCGCTGCAAACGTTCACATGGGGGGGATGCGTAAGGCCCGCTTAGTGGATACTGACTTACGCGGATCCAACCTTTTTGCCGTGGATTTCTACAAATCCGTGCTCGGCGATACCCGTTTCGAGGCTGCCAACTTAAAGCGCAGCCAGCTGCACGGAAAACTAGAACTGCTGGATGACGACTTATGA
- a CDS encoding pentapeptide repeat-containing protein, with product MSTLNREQILAAIADNQTLQDIDLSGADLSGVDLTGGRFRNVKFHGADLSGANILKTGFKNCEFNEARFDGTDLTKVNFQGMSFPGASFKEAKIHMAMLQKADFSEVDFSGAELTWSMAQHSSFTGANMRSMKIVKTVLSHSNLDGADFFGANFDRVVCNGSSFKGTKFKGGTYFKMMMREADLENQDISGQLFSQVLLDSANLRGANLSGADMTMSNFMGADLTGANLSGAVLRSCMLSGAVLREADFTRADLTKAYLGGADATIADFSGATMVHSIFTKAICQATKFNGASLQHSDFSHADLTHADFSRAFMYRAKLHRIIEKDTRWDGATLIMLQGTDKDMEEAENWVHG from the coding sequence ATGAGCACACTGAATCGCGAACAGATACTTGCGGCCATTGCCGACAACCAGACCTTGCAGGATATAGACCTTTCCGGGGCCGATCTCTCCGGTGTTGATCTGACCGGAGGGCGTTTCCGCAATGTTAAATTTCACGGGGCTGACCTTTCCGGGGCTAACATCCTCAAGACAGGATTCAAAAATTGCGAATTTAACGAAGCCCGTTTTGATGGAACTGACCTGACCAAGGTTAATTTCCAAGGAATGAGCTTCCCCGGTGCCTCTTTCAAGGAAGCCAAAATCCACATGGCCATGCTTCAGAAAGCAGATTTCAGTGAGGTTGATTTCAGCGGGGCGGAACTTACGTGGTCCATGGCTCAGCATTCCAGCTTCACGGGCGCGAACATGCGTTCCATGAAGATCGTCAAGACTGTACTTTCCCATTCCAACCTGGACGGAGCCGATTTCTTCGGGGCCAATTTTGATCGGGTTGTCTGTAACGGTTCTTCTTTCAAAGGTACTAAGTTCAAGGGTGGAACATATTTCAAGATGATGATGCGTGAAGCGGACTTGGAGAATCAGGATATTTCCGGTCAGCTCTTTTCACAGGTGTTGCTGGACAGTGCCAATCTGCGGGGAGCGAACCTTTCAGGTGCAGACATGACCATGTCCAATTTCATGGGCGCGGACTTAACCGGAGCAAATCTGTCCGGCGCAGTTCTGCGCAGTTGCATGCTCAGCGGTGCCGTCCTGCGCGAAGCTGATTTCACGCGTGCCGATCTCACCAAGGCTTATCTGGGCGGGGCAGATGCGACCATTGCGGATTTTTCCGGTGCTACTATGGTTCACTCAATTTTCACCAAGGCTATTTGTCAGGCCACAAAATTTAATGGGGCCAGTTTACAGCATTCAGATTTTTCGCATGCCGACCTGACCCATGCGGATTTCAGCAGGGCCTTCATGTATCGGGCCAAGTTGCATCGCATAATCGAGAAAGATACACGCTGGGATGGAGCGACTCTGATTATGCTGCAAGGTACGGACAAAGATATGGAGGAAGCCGAAAACTGGGTGCATGGTTAG
- a CDS encoding DUF3540 domain-containing protein produces MNNLAEKHEAVTPQLEYGRVILADGGVVVETSLGELEAQKAASCLVSPEAGDSVLVSVDTKGGVWILSVLARAADTATSLEVDGDVTLRSKNGSLTIAADDELNCISDKAALHSNEVEISAGKVSLTSRLFSSNVERVKKVAGNVDEVSREFTRRVVNYFRFTKEHEDCQAESRRQLVDETLTIQSKNAMIVSEEHVKIDGELIHMG; encoded by the coding sequence ATGAATAATCTGGCTGAAAAACATGAAGCGGTTACACCCCAGCTTGAGTACGGGCGGGTGATTCTGGCTGATGGCGGTGTTGTGGTTGAGACTTCCCTTGGAGAACTTGAGGCGCAGAAGGCGGCCAGTTGTCTGGTCAGTCCTGAAGCGGGTGATAGTGTGCTTGTGTCTGTGGACACAAAGGGCGGGGTCTGGATTCTATCCGTGCTTGCTCGTGCTGCTGATACTGCTACATCACTAGAAGTTGATGGCGATGTTACTCTGCGAAGTAAAAATGGAAGTCTGACCATTGCCGCTGACGATGAATTAAACTGCATCAGCGATAAGGCTGCCTTGCATTCCAATGAGGTTGAAATTTCAGCTGGCAAGGTTTCGCTTACCTCGCGCTTGTTCAGCAGTAATGTGGAGCGGGTGAAGAAGGTCGCCGGGAATGTGGATGAGGTCAGCCGGGAGTTTACCCGCCGGGTGGTCAACTATTTCCGCTTCACCAAGGAGCATGAAGATTGTCAGGCCGAATCGCGCAGGCAGTTAGTGGATGAGACCCTGACCATACAGAGCAAGAATGCCATGATCGTTTCAGAGGAACACGTTAAAATAGACGGTGAACTGATTCATATGGGCTAA
- a CDS encoding DUF4150 domain-containing protein, which translates to MFALTMGAGMDMGFPDVCLTPAGPVPVPVPYPNIAESATSAPAAYNVLCDCMPTLNQVSLGLVSEGDEPGVEMGVVSHLESGQTEYIVGCITILADGIPVQRLTSVTGQNCLAVLPNAPGVCAVPSQVTVLTLG; encoded by the coding sequence ATGTTTGCGCTTACCATGGGAGCAGGGATGGACATGGGCTTCCCGGATGTCTGTCTGACCCCGGCAGGTCCGGTTCCGGTGCCGGTTCCGTATCCGAATATTGCTGAGTCAGCGACATCGGCCCCGGCAGCATACAACGTGCTTTGCGATTGCATGCCGACCCTTAATCAGGTTTCGCTTGGGCTGGTCAGTGAAGGAGATGAGCCCGGTGTTGAAATGGGCGTTGTCTCGCATCTGGAGTCCGGTCAGACAGAGTACATTGTCGGCTGTATTACCATCCTTGCGGACGGCATACCCGTGCAGCGGCTGACCAGCGTGACAGGACAGAACTGCCTTGCGGTTTTACCCAACGCCCCCGGAGTTTGCGCTGTTCCCAGTCAGGTAACGGTTTTGACTCTGGGATGA
- a CDS encoding type VI secretion system contractile sheath domain-containing protein, with protein sequence MHIELPSFKLLMLAPFSPTLATDNPPRIKADPSSIDQALAEINPSLDISLDRNHFPAASINISISRMADFRPKNISRTPEFKNITSQMAEDSPPSKQTTPTPRSSAVLDDILSMVNSGQNDHPTATSSRHERPKSELLQAVFADSVFRKMESPWRGLELLSRQVPSGSKVSVEFMLVPISENNLIPVLDKLEQELADSPPELILVDHSLNNSPRSMEILERIMDFAESMIAPAMVAFGPKFLELENWAEADKLPFIPTLLEGAEYGRWKTLRPQPSAGWIIGCAGTIMGRTMHSPEAGFEQTSLSERGPLWTNSVWGAAALCTRSLSEHGRSTLFADHSSTRLDGLPLAEGPRPAPINPPLGTERIKDFRQAGINVLAFNGDQAFLIGATTIDGGPANLRFYLSGLIHFLILLSTAKRKEFSDIESQLTEAIALFLQQQGYPQPQDLSIKKGEPSGETIPLEISITPGAEILPGNAPISFGFNW encoded by the coding sequence ATGCATATCGAGCTTCCGTCTTTCAAATTATTAATGCTGGCCCCCTTTTCCCCGACTCTGGCAACAGACAATCCCCCGCGCATAAAGGCCGATCCATCTTCCATAGACCAAGCTCTGGCTGAGATTAACCCCAGTCTTGATATCTCTCTGGACCGCAACCATTTCCCCGCTGCATCCATCAATATTTCCATCAGCAGAATGGCGGATTTCAGGCCCAAGAATATCAGCCGAACCCCGGAATTTAAAAATATCACCAGCCAGATGGCAGAAGACTCACCCCCTTCAAAACAAACAACGCCCACTCCCAGAAGTTCCGCCGTTCTTGATGACATCCTTTCCATGGTCAACAGCGGACAGAACGATCACCCCACAGCCACGTCCAGTCGACACGAACGCCCCAAAAGCGAACTGTTGCAAGCAGTTTTCGCTGATTCAGTTTTCAGAAAAATGGAGTCCCCATGGCGCGGTCTGGAATTGCTGTCCCGGCAGGTTCCTTCCGGCAGCAAGGTCAGTGTTGAATTCATGCTCGTCCCCATTTCCGAGAACAACCTGATTCCAGTTCTGGATAAACTGGAGCAGGAGCTTGCTGATTCCCCACCGGAGTTAATTCTGGTCGATCACAGCCTGAACAATTCGCCACGGTCAATGGAAATTCTGGAACGGATCATGGATTTTGCGGAATCCATGATCGCCCCGGCAATGGTGGCTTTCGGGCCGAAATTCCTTGAGCTGGAAAACTGGGCCGAAGCAGACAAACTGCCCTTCATCCCAACCCTGCTGGAAGGCGCGGAATACGGACGCTGGAAAACTCTGCGCCCGCAGCCTTCCGCCGGATGGATAATCGGTTGTGCCGGAACCATCATGGGCAGGACCATGCACTCACCTGAAGCCGGATTTGAACAAACGTCCCTTTCCGAACGGGGGCCACTCTGGACTAACTCCGTATGGGGCGCAGCAGCCCTCTGCACCCGCAGCCTTTCCGAACACGGCAGGTCCACCCTTTTTGCAGACCATTCCAGCACTCGGCTGGACGGATTACCCCTTGCCGAAGGCCCAAGACCTGCACCGATCAATCCGCCCCTAGGAACAGAACGAATCAAGGATTTCCGACAGGCTGGCATAAACGTCCTCGCCTTTAACGGCGATCAGGCTTTTCTAATCGGCGCAACAACCATAGACGGTGGTCCGGCAAATCTGCGGTTCTATCTTTCAGGATTGATTCATTTTCTGATTCTATTATCAACGGCAAAGCGCAAAGAATTCAGCGACATTGAATCGCAATTAACCGAAGCAATTGCACTGTTCCTCCAGCAGCAGGGATATCCGCAACCGCAGGATTTGAGCATCAAAAAAGGAGAACCGTCCGGCGAGACGATTCCCCTTGAGATTTCCATTACTCCGGGCGCGGAAATCCTGCCCGGGAATGCACCCATTAGCTTTGGATTTAATTGGTGA
- the tssJ gene encoding type VI secretion system lipoprotein TssJ has protein sequence MRGRLLILLLLLLVAVCSCGGKQKPVNPTTVTTPASSPDQMKWTYQINAISFKLGVDKNLNEYDDAPHTLLLCFYQLSNLSKFNELAGTSTGVEKMLNCTSFDQSVTQVKREFVQPGRNSTITMDRAEGTKFVGVVAGYYDLQGKASRTWQIPMDVSETGMLWWGDTWYAPAKLDAMIILGPHEIQKVGE, from the coding sequence GTGCGCGGCAGATTATTGATACTCCTGTTACTCCTGCTAGTGGCTGTTTGCAGTTGCGGTGGCAAACAAAAGCCGGTTAACCCGACAACTGTGACCACTCCGGCTTCAAGTCCGGATCAGATGAAGTGGACTTACCAGATCAATGCCATTTCCTTTAAGCTGGGTGTGGATAAGAATCTCAATGAATATGATGATGCTCCACATACCTTGCTGCTCTGTTTTTATCAGCTTTCAAATCTAAGTAAATTCAATGAATTGGCAGGCACTTCCACCGGTGTGGAAAAGATGCTCAATTGCACCAGCTTTGACCAGAGTGTTACGCAGGTCAAACGTGAGTTTGTACAGCCGGGACGCAATTCGACCATCACCATGGACCGTGCCGAGGGTACCAAGTTCGTGGGTGTGGTTGCCGGATATTATGATTTACAGGGCAAGGCTTCACGCACTTGGCAGATTCCCATGGATGTGAGTGAGACGGGCATGCTTTGGTGGGGAGATACCTGGTACGCCCCTGCCAAGCTGGATGCAATGATCATTCTCGGACCCCATGAAATTCAAAAGGTGGGGGAGTAG
- the tssK gene encoding type VI secretion system baseplate subunit TssK, with protein MHADKPLFWHQGLFLQPQHFQLSDLHQLHRFRAMRQYGLPYFWGVSGLKVREGALERKKFEVTEIEVFFDDGNLVTFPGNAHIEPRSFEDAWEEGGKPFTVYLGLRKWNPEGGNVAQVEDTAASVNTMYAVSPDPVEQPDLLGSGPAAQIKPMRYVLRLFWENELDDLGAYNIIPLARLERDVQEVCLDESFVPPCITLSASRWLRHVFSDISDQVASRCRRLEQYKNPAGLGSGDLDFTSTVFLLVLRTLNRYAPQLDHFAAAPHIHPWHAYGLLRQIIGELSSFSREMSALGEGPDGKKVLPDYDHENIGPCFEKAREIITNILDSLTAGPEFMSQFVFSDPYFTVELPERAFVAGNSFWLLIKTENPEQALPELMNIAKLSATHGMSNLLARAVQGIGMVHMENLPPGLPRSKDALCFRIDTESPHWEDVVRSGSLSLYWDSAPSDLAVYIAAMRG; from the coding sequence ATGCATGCAGATAAGCCATTGTTCTGGCATCAGGGACTGTTCCTGCAACCCCAGCATTTCCAGCTTTCGGACCTGCATCAGCTGCATCGTTTCCGGGCTATGCGCCAGTACGGATTGCCGTATTTCTGGGGGGTCTCCGGGTTAAAAGTCCGTGAGGGTGCCCTTGAACGCAAAAAATTTGAAGTTACTGAAATTGAAGTCTTCTTTGATGATGGTAATCTTGTGACCTTTCCGGGCAATGCCCATATTGAACCCCGTTCCTTTGAGGACGCATGGGAAGAGGGCGGAAAGCCTTTCACTGTCTATCTGGGGCTGCGCAAGTGGAATCCGGAAGGCGGCAATGTTGCGCAGGTTGAAGATACCGCCGCTTCGGTGAATACTATGTACGCAGTTTCCCCGGATCCGGTTGAACAACCGGACCTGCTGGGCAGCGGGCCTGCGGCCCAGATCAAGCCCATGCGCTATGTTTTGCGTTTATTCTGGGAAAATGAACTGGATGATCTGGGGGCCTACAACATTATTCCCTTGGCCCGTTTGGAGCGTGATGTTCAGGAAGTGTGCCTTGATGAAAGCTTTGTTCCTCCTTGCATCACCCTGAGTGCTTCAAGATGGCTGCGCCATGTTTTCAGTGACATCAGTGATCAGGTTGCTTCGCGTTGCCGCAGGCTGGAACAGTATAAGAATCCTGCCGGACTCGGGTCCGGTGATCTTGATTTTACTTCCACCGTTTTCCTGCTGGTTTTGCGTACCTTGAACCGTTACGCCCCGCAGCTGGATCATTTTGCTGCGGCTCCGCATATCCATCCGTGGCACGCTTATGGGCTGCTGCGGCAGATTATCGGGGAGCTGTCATCATTCTCACGGGAAATGTCCGCTCTTGGGGAAGGCCCTGACGGAAAGAAGGTCCTGCCCGATTACGACCATGAAAATATTGGGCCCTGTTTTGAAAAGGCTCGCGAGATTATCACAAATATTTTGGACAGCCTGACTGCCGGACCGGAATTCATGAGCCAGTTCGTGTTCAGTGATCCTTACTTCACCGTGGAATTGCCGGAACGTGCCTTTGTTGCCGGGAACAGCTTCTGGCTGCTGATAAAGACCGAGAATCCGGAACAGGCTTTGCCGGAACTCATGAATATCGCCAAGCTTTCCGCAACCCACGGCATGAGTAATCTGCTGGCCCGAGCGGTACAGGGTATAGGCATGGTTCATATGGAAAATCTGCCTCCCGGATTGCCTAGGTCCAAGGATGCCCTGTGCTTCCGCATTGATACCGAATCCCCGCATTGGGAGGACGTGGTCCGTTCAGGAAGTCTTTCTCTTTATTGGGATAGCGCGCCCAGTGACCTTGCGGTCTATATAGCCGCCATGAGGGGATAG
- a CDS encoding DotU family type IV/VI secretion system protein — MHLSDCFLELFTYIRLLTESAEMAGAEYEQVRDDVRTLITRMDDRSDLVGVPEDLYNDARFAVFAWADEAVLISKWAGVRDWLKHPLQREFYGTANAGEEFFERLDKLFNRNNGPVDQSLFADMEKEGQPVNDNGLSEVLEVYALCLSLGFTGKYFSESGEERLEELHRECVARIPGSEKGSGPFFPQSYGTGEAAPRKCCYGRIFDPVSLIFFILPVLVVGGMYFAYKVLLEQSLKLWFG, encoded by the coding sequence ATGCATCTCTCTGATTGCTTCCTCGAACTCTTCACCTACATAAGGCTATTGACCGAATCTGCGGAAATGGCTGGCGCTGAGTATGAGCAGGTGCGTGATGATGTGAGGACGCTGATCACCCGCATGGATGACCGTAGCGATCTAGTGGGGGTACCGGAAGATCTTTACAACGATGCACGTTTTGCGGTTTTTGCCTGGGCCGATGAAGCTGTGCTGATTTCGAAATGGGCCGGGGTGCGTGATTGGCTTAAACATCCTTTGCAGCGCGAGTTTTACGGAACAGCCAATGCGGGCGAGGAATTCTTTGAGCGACTGGATAAGCTTTTCAACCGCAACAACGGTCCGGTGGATCAAAGCCTTTTTGCTGATATGGAAAAGGAAGGTCAACCGGTCAATGACAATGGATTGTCCGAAGTTCTGGAAGTTTACGCCCTCTGCCTCTCCTTAGGTTTTACCGGGAAGTATTTCAGTGAATCCGGGGAAGAGCGTTTGGAAGAGCTGCACCGGGAGTGCGTGGCCCGCATACCCGGAAGTGAAAAGGGGAGCGGTCCGTTTTTTCCACAATCTTACGGGACAGGTGAGGCTGCGCCGCGAAAATGCTGTTACGGGCGCATTTTTGATCCTGTTTCCCTGATCTTTTTTATCCTGCCTGTGCTTGTAGTTGGCGGGATGTACTTTGCTTACAAGGTTCTGCTTGAGCAGAGCTTAAAGCTCTGGTTCGGTTAG